TTCATGTTGGGCTCCTTTCTTTCGGCCTACGTTTATCTTCACGCAGAGTATTGGGGCTTCCTAATCCCTTGTAGTATTGCTACAATCCTCTTCTTTTGGAGTTTAGTTCACTTCTTCGGCGGCAGAACGGATAAAACATCATGATCGACACCCATAATTCCTATTTCATTATTCTTGTCAGCGGAGTCGCGCTGTTTTTGTATGGAATGGGATTGGCTTCATCCTCTCTTGAAAAGTTGATGGCCGGAAAAATCACATCTCTTTTAAATCGCCTTTCACAAAGTAAATTTCTTGCGATCTTAACAGGCGTTGTCCTGACAACTCTGATGCAAAGTTCGGGGGCTGTGACATCAATGCTTGTGGGCTTGGGCTCTGCGCGTGTGATCAATCTCCGTCAGGTGATGGGTGTGATCATTGGAACGGCGATCGGTACAACACTGACAGTCCAATTCATCTCTTTGGATTTAGGTCAATATGCTTTGCCTGTGTTCGCTATCGCATTTGCGTTTTACTTTAAAGCCAAGAAAACTGTTTTCAAAAATCTGTCTCTGGTTTTCATGGGCTTTGGCCTTTTGTTTTTAGGTTTAAATCTGATCTCGGTGTCTTCACATCACTTTGCTGAAAATCCTATGCTCACCGATCTTTTCCAAAGTGTTCGTGAAAATCCCGGCTACTCACTTTTGATTTCGATTATTTTCTGCGCCTTTGTTCAAAGCAGTGCCGTGACTATTGGTCTTGCAATGAGTTTAGCGACAGTGAAAGCGATTACTTTCTACGATGCGATGCTGTGGGTTTATGGAGCTAATATCGGCACGACATCAGTCGCTTTGATTGCGGCAGCTGGAGGTAACTACGTCGGACGCCAAGTTGCCTGGGCGCATTTCTTTTACAAAACTATCAGCGTCGTGATTTTTTATCCCTTCACTCAGCTCTTCATTGATTTCTTAACGACCTTCGATACGACATTGTCACGTTCCATCGCCAATGCGCATTTGATCTTTAACGTTCTGTCGGCTGTGCTTTTCTATCCGTTTATTAACAAAGGGGCCGAGATGATTGAAAAGATG
This region of Bdellovibrio sp. BCCA genomic DNA includes:
- a CDS encoding Na/Pi cotransporter family protein, whose product is MIDTHNSYFIILVSGVALFLYGMGLASSSLEKLMAGKITSLLNRLSQSKFLAILTGVVLTTLMQSSGAVTSMLVGLGSARVINLRQVMGVIIGTAIGTTLTVQFISLDLGQYALPVFAIAFAFYFKAKKTVFKNLSLVFMGFGLLFLGLNLISVSSHHFAENPMLTDLFQSVRENPGYSLLISIIFCAFVQSSAVTIGLAMSLATVKAITFYDAMLWVYGANIGTTSVALIAAAGGNYVGRQVAWAHFFYKTISVVIFYPFTQLFIDFLTTFDTTLSRSIANAHLIFNVLSAVLFYPFINKGAEMIEKMFPKAASEEFGTEFVNLNNYQSSALAISYANREIMRTADIVLGMIKDSIRLFETNDPKDFDSIKDRDNKIDFLYRETKMFLLDHANKSNTVVHQNVMNMIMFLSDLERAADAIDINILALAIKKNALKLEFSGEGWTEIRKMHEQVVKVAAMAINAYQNKELCEEAIQLKRDLAKTEITLRENHISRLNRGINTSINTSSIHLDLLSEYRRIASLLCNHAYNSRST